ATCTGTATGAAGTATCCTATGGCGAATGCCGAAACTATCGTTCCGACTCCGAACATTCCACCAAGTTTCCAACCTGCCAGCGCAGTGGTTACTTCGATAGCGCCCCGGCAGACTCCTACCGGAAGCCCCGTCTTACGCGTAATGGCAACCATAAGGCTGTCCCTTGGTCCTGCACCGAAGGCAGAAGCAATATAGTGGTAACTTCCATAGGATAGAATAAGCATGCCGCCTGACATCATTGCCAAACCGTATGCAAAATTATTTGCTGTCGGGATAATATTCATTGGAAGAATTAAGTCAAGAAACAACCCGATTACAATCATGTTGAATATAGTTCCGATTCCTATCTTTTCTCCAAGAATGATAGTTGCAACACCGACAACCAGTCCGGTCAGTATAGATGCTATTCCTATTGTTGTGCCTATTGTATTGGCAAGCCCGGCATGGAATACATCCCAAGCAGGATAGCCTATGTTTGCTTTTAGCATAAATACAATTCCTATTGAACAGACAAAAAGCCCCAAATTCAGGCGAACAAAACGTACTATAAACGATTTCATAAAAAGCTCCAATCGGCACTAAAATTTACATTAATTCAATCTTCGGAAAGCAGTATTTTACTAATTTATGGCTCATGTTTGATCAATGCATGAATAAAATTCTATAGTTTTTTTGAAGAATGTCAATAGGATAATAATATTGAAGGCAAGTAATGATTGACGAGCTAATATATCGCTGATATATTAGAAGTATACTACCTGAGGAGGTATGAAAATGATTGAAATCAGATGGCATGGACGCGGAGGTCAAGGTAGCTTTACTGCATCTCGTATTTTGGGAGCGGCGGCTTCTGTGCATGGCGGCAAGTATTCTATGGCTTTTCCTTCATTTGGACCGGAAAGACGAGGAGCTCCGGTAGCGGGCTTTACAAGAATTTCAGATGAAAAAATCACGGATCGCAGCGAAATAATTTCACCTGATTATGTAATTGTATTAGATGAAACGCTTTGGGAAAATGGGGTGCTGAATGGATTAAAGGAAGATACTATTTTAATTATCAACACCGATAAACCGAATAAATATGAAAAGCTGATACCGCAGAAGGTTATTTCGGTAGATGCCACATCAATTGCATTGGATGTTTTGGGTCTGCCCATAACAAATACGGCTATGATGGGCGCTTTTATTGCTGTAAGCGGTCTTGTTACGCTTGAAGATGCTAAAAAAGCTATAGATGACAACCTGAAACCCAAGGTTGCAAAGAAGAACAAAGAGCTTATAGAAAAAGTATATGAATTGGTGAAAGGAGCTCAATGATGGATAGACCAAAAGTTGAAGAATGGACTGCCCCGAAATCGGTTAGGGAGTATCCATTGGGTTCCACCTGCGCAAGTGGCCATTTAACAAGTATAAATGCAGGATGGAGAACATTCAGACCGGTTATTGATTATGATAAATGCGTTAATTGTCTTAGATGCTTCTTGGTTTGCCCCGATGGAGTCATAGATAAATCGGGAGAAAAGCTTGAAATTGATTACGATTACTGCAAGGGTTGCGGAATATGTGCAACTGAATGCAAATTCGGAGCCATAACGATGGTTAAGGAGGTGAAATAACATGGAGAAAAATATCAAGTTTATTTGCGGAGACGATGCAGTAGCGGAAGGTGTAAGACTGTCTAGGCCTCATGTTATTTCTGCCTATCCAATAACGCCGCAGACAATTGTTGTTGAGAGGCTCTCCGAATTAGTTGAAGACGGATCCCTCAAAGCGGAGTACATGCATGTTGAATCCGAGCATAGCGCAATGTCTTGTGCCATAGGCATAAGTGCTGTAGGCGCAAGAGCCTTTACAGCGACATCTTCGCAGGGACTTTTATACATGGCGGAAGCATTGCCGTACGCAAGTGGTCAAAGGCTGCCTATTGTAATGATGAACGCAAATAGATCAATCGCAACTCCATGGAGCATTTTTGGGGACCATATGGACTCAATGTTCCTTCTCAATTCAGGATGGATTCAATTCTATGTTGAGGATGCCCAGGAGGCTCTTGACATGACCATCCAGGCATATAGGATAGCAGAAACCAAAGAGGTAATGACACCGGTAATGGTAAATGTTGACGGTTTCGTATTGACACACACATACGAAATGGTTGAGATTCCTGAGCAGGAAAAGGTTGACGAGTTTCTGCCGCCCATATCTATGCCATGCAACAGCATGTCGCTGGAAAACCACAAAAGCCTGTGCATTTCTGCAGGAAAAGATACAAACATGGAATTCAATATGAAGAGGCATTTTGAAATGCTTGAATCAGAAAATTATATAGAAGCAATCGACAAGGAGTTTGGAGATGCTTTCGGAAGATACTATCATGGAATGATGGAAACAGTTTACATGGAAGATGCCGATGTAGCGCTTATTACAACAGGCAGCGTAACCGGTACCGCGAGGGTGGTTCTAGAGGAAATGAGGAAAGCAGGCAAGAAGGTAGGCCTCATAAAGCTCAGGGTTCTAAGACCTTTCCCGATGGACAAGATGGTAGATGCGCTTAAAAATGTAAAGGCTTTCGGAGTTCTGGACAAGAATATTTCGTTTGGCTACGAGGGAACTATATTTACCAATGTTAATTCATCAATAGTTGCAATGGAAAAACTTCCCAAAGCAATAAACTTCATTGGCGGAATCGGCGGAAAAGACATAACCCATGAAGATATTAAAAAGGCCTATGACGGGTTGCTTTCGGCAGCTGGCGGAAATTCGTTCGAACGTGTACAGTATATGAATGTGGGGTGTGACTACTAATGGCAAAACTAAATGCGCGTACAATAACAAACAAGGAATATTTTTACGGCCATAAGGCATGCGGTGGATGCGGCGAAAGCTTGGCACTCAGGCATGCTATGAAGGTGCTCGGAGAGAACACATTTGCGGCTCTTCCTGCAGGGTGCATGGCGGCTGTGTCATTCATCTATCCACACATGGCATTTACAACAAATGCCATGATTACACCATTTGCGGCAACAGGCGCAGTGGCTTCGGGGATGGCGGTTGGGCTTAAGGCTCTTGGCGTTGAAAATACCCAAACAATAGGATTCGCCGGAGATGGTGGAACTGCAGATATCGGATTTCAGGCCCTGTCGGGAGCCATCGACAGGAATGATGACATAATATATATGTGCACTGACAATGAAGCCTATATGAATACAGGTATTCAGAAGAGCGGATTGACACCATATGGTACGAAGACAACTACCTCTCCTGCAGGAAAGAACCTGCATGGAGCTATAACTCACAAGAAGAATATGTTTGAAATAGTAGCGGCTCATGGAATATCTTATGCCGCAACTGCAAGCGTAGGTTATCTTGAAGACTTCCTTATGAAGGTGCAAAAGGCAAAGGATACGAAAGGAACATCTTTCATTCATGTGTTTGTACCGTGTCCTACAGGATGGGGTTATCCGGCTGATCAAACGGTAGCATTGGCTAAAGCCGTTGTCGACTCGGGACTTTGGTATCTTGCCGAATATGAAGACGGTGAATTCAAAGTGAATAAGAATCCAAAGGAATTCACATCAGCAAAAGATTACCTGAAGGTTCAGGGTAGATTTAAGCATTTGACGGATGATGACATTGCAGTTATTGAAGAACACAGAGACAAGAAGTGGGAAATGATAAGAAGAAAATGGAACATATAGACCGATAGGAGAAATGATAATGGCAGAACAGGCGAATGTGGGAATATTTCGTATTCTTAAGAAGAGAATAATAGAAATGGAATATGAACCGGGTATGGCTATTTCGGAAAAAGCCCTTATAGAGGAGTTCGAAGTAAGCCGCACGCCTGTTAGAGAAGCCTTGCTGAAATTGTCGCAGATAGGGTTGATTGAGATGGTTCCGCGGGTTGGCACCTTTGTTACGCAGATCAATCTTATGAAAGTCAAATATGCATACGAGGTAAAAAAGAACCTTGAAGGTTTGGCTGCCGAGCTGGCATGCGAGAGAGCATCGCAAGATGAGATAGACGAGTTATTTGAAATCATCGAGAGATTTTCAAAGTATGATATAGTCAAGGACTATAAATCTTGCATACAGGACGATCAGAGATTTCATGCAATCGTCAGGCAAGCAGCAGGCAACCCGATTCTTTCAGAGACATTGGATGAGCTAAATACAAAGACAGCGAGATTCTTGCAGTATATTCACTATATAATAGATGATTACGAGTGGTTCAACTCGTCACTAAAAGAAATGGCGGATGCTATTAAAAGTCGAAATAAAGAATCGGCTCGCAAATCGACAGAAAGACATACCTTGAAATTTTTGGAACAGCTATCAAAGAATTTTTTCGGGAATCCTCAATAATTGAGGATTCCTTTTATTTTTGGGGTAGAAGTTAAAAAGGAGGGGATGGAATGAAAAGGAATAATAATCTTAAAATTTTAGCCATTGTGAACGCATTACTATTTTTGGGAGTCATTGCTGTGAATTATATGGCAAACGCATTGCCTATAAACGGATACAATACGGGAGAACTGTCGGACGATCTTCCTAACCTGTTTGTCCCTGCAGGGCTTACCTTTGCCATATGGGGGCTTATCTATGCCTTGCTTGCCATGTTTGTGCTGTATCAATTTCATGCGCTAAAAAAGCGGAATGGAAGGTTCATAGGGGATATAGGGATTTGGTTCGCGGTGTCGTCTATTGCAAATATCGGATGGATATTTGCGTGGCATTACAAACAGATTGCTCTGTCTTTAGTATTCATGCTTATAATTCTTTCAAGCCTTATATTGATTGTGTTGCGTTTGAGACCTAACAGAAAGTATTCTACCGGGCTTGAGAAGGTTGCTGTATACCATTCCTTCAGCGTATATCTGGGATGGATATCGGTGGCGACGATTGCAAACGTTACGGCAGTGCTTGTAACTATTAATTGGAATGGATTCGGAATAGGCCATGAATTTTGGACGGTTCTTGTCATCGGAGCCGCAATAATGCTTGCATGGCTCAGCTTGGCAAGATTCGGGGATATCCCTTACGCGCTTGTCATAGATTGGGCGCTTGTAGGAATTATAATGAAGAGATATCAAACCGGAGGATTGGAGTATATGTGGATTCTTATAATCGCAACTATAGGAGTTGTGTTTATAAGTTCGCTTAGCCTATATAAATTTGTTAGAAGATAATTGCTATGTTACAAAAGGCCCATGAAAAGAATTTCCTTTCATGGGCTTCTCTTTTAATGTAAAAATTAATGTTTGCAGGGAACGACTTTGATTAATGCGCGATGCATGTCCGCCTTGACGGTTATTGACAATCGCTATATCATATAACAATATAATTGCTATGCGAAAGGTCTGGGAGAGTAAATAAATCACATTGAATATGTTAAGCGAGGATTCAAACAATAATTATTCTAAGGAGCAGTGCATGAGCGTTCTGGTTGCGGAAAAAATAACAAAAAGCTATAGTGAGAAAATACTTTTCGACAAGATATCATTAGCCATAAACGAGGGAGACAAGATAGGCCTTATAGGAATAAACGGCACAGGAAAATCGACCCTCCTCAAGGTGATTGCCGGAATGGAAAATGCCGATGAAGGAAGAATAATATGCGGTGGCGATATTAAAATAGAGTATCTGTTGCAAAGCCCCGAATTCAAGGATGGGACAACAGTACTTGAGCAGGTTTTCAAGGGGAACACACCGGTTATGAAACTGATTCGTGAATATGAGGATGCGCTTCAATTGCTTGATGCTAATCCTGGAGACAGCCATTTTGAAAAGAAATTGATTCTACTGTCGCAGAAAATGGATAGCATGAATGCCTGGTCAATAGAGACCGAGGCAAAAAGAATTCTTACAAAGTTGGGGATTGATGATTTTAAAGCGGATGTTGGAAAGCTTTCAGGCGGGCAGCGAAAAAGGGTGGCGATGGCAGGCGTTCTGATAACCCCTGCTGATTTATTGATACTCGACGAACCTACAAATCATATCGACAACGAAACAGTAGACTGGCTTGAGAGCTATATAAATAATAGGAAGGGCGCTCTTCTTATGGTTACCCATGATAGATATCTATTGGATAGGGTGGCAAACAGGATTATCGAACTTGACAGAGGAAAGCTTTACGCCTATCAGGCAAACTACACCAAGTATCTTGAAATGAAGATTGAAAGGGACGAAATCGAAGAGGCGTCCGAAAGTAAAAGGCAGAATCTTATCCGAAGAGAGCTTGAATGGATAAGAAGGGGAGCCCGTGCTCGATCGACAAAGCAAAAGGCAAGGATTGAAAGATTTGATAATCTGACAAGTGACAACAAGTCATTTGATAACGGAACAGTTGAAATGCAGGGAACTTTTACACGCCTTGGCAGAAAGATAATCGAAATTGAAAATGTAAGCAAGAGTTTTTCATGCGGTGAAATTATTAAGGACTTCAGCTATGTGCTTTTGAGAACCGATAGAATAGGAATAATTGGGCCAAACGGCGCCGGCAAGTCAACCCTTATGAAAATTGCGACGGGAATGATTGATCCGGACGATGGAGCAGTTGCTATAGGAGAGACCGTTAAGATAGGCTATTTTTCGCAGGAAAACGATGATATGGATCAAAGCATGAGGGTAATAGATTACATCAGGCAAAAGGCGGAATATGTGGATACCGGGGAGGGGCTGGCAAGCGCTTCACAGATGCTTGAAAGATTCTTGTTTCCTCCGAGCGAACAGTGGACTCTTATTTCGAAATTGTCCGGTGGGGAAAAAAGGCGGCTGTACCTTCTGCGCATACTAATGGAAGCCCCGAATATTCTTATGCTTGATGAACCGACAAATGACCTTGACATTCAAACGCTGACTGTTCTCGAAGGCTATCTGGATGAATTTCCGGGAGCGGTTGTTGCCATCTCCCATGACAGATATTTTCTTGATAGGGTAGTGGACAGAATATTTTCATTTGAGGGAAATGGTTTCATAAAGCAATATGCTGGAAATTACACCGACTATGGCGACTTTTTAAGGAAAATCCCTTCAAATGAAACGGATCTTGCTTTAGAAAAAAAATTAAAAACAAATACAATAATAGAAAAAAAGAATGAAAAAGCACTCAAGTTCACTTATAAGGAAAAAAAGGAATTCGATCAAATAGATGATTTTATTGCAGGGTTGGAAGAAAAGATAGAAAATATTAAAATCAGTATGCAGGAGGCTTCAAGCGACTTCGAAAGACTCCAGGCCCTAGCCGAGGAAAAAGAAAAATCGGAAAACGAACTGGAAGAAGCATTCGAGAGATGGACATATTTGAATGAGCTTTATGAGGAGATTCAAATAAACCGAAGAGAAGAATAACAAAAGGGAAGCGGATATATATCATCCGCTTCCCTTTTGTTTATAGAGAC
This portion of the Peptostreptococcaceae bacterium genome encodes:
- a CDS encoding tryptophan-rich sensory protein, translating into MKRNNNLKILAIVNALLFLGVIAVNYMANALPINGYNTGELSDDLPNLFVPAGLTFAIWGLIYALLAMFVLYQFHALKKRNGRFIGDIGIWFAVSSIANIGWIFAWHYKQIALSLVFMLIILSSLILIVLRLRPNRKYSTGLEKVAVYHSFSVYLGWISVATIANVTAVLVTINWNGFGIGHEFWTVLVIGAAIMLAWLSLARFGDIPYALVIDWALVGIIMKRYQTGGLEYMWILIIATIGVVFISSLSLYKFVRR
- a CDS encoding ABC-F family ATP-binding cassette domain-containing protein, whose amino-acid sequence is MSVLVAEKITKSYSEKILFDKISLAINEGDKIGLIGINGTGKSTLLKVIAGMENADEGRIICGGDIKIEYLLQSPEFKDGTTVLEQVFKGNTPVMKLIREYEDALQLLDANPGDSHFEKKLILLSQKMDSMNAWSIETEAKRILTKLGIDDFKADVGKLSGGQRKRVAMAGVLITPADLLILDEPTNHIDNETVDWLESYINNRKGALLMVTHDRYLLDRVANRIIELDRGKLYAYQANYTKYLEMKIERDEIEEASESKRQNLIRRELEWIRRGARARSTKQKARIERFDNLTSDNKSFDNGTVEMQGTFTRLGRKIIEIENVSKSFSCGEIIKDFSYVLLRTDRIGIIGPNGAGKSTLMKIATGMIDPDDGAVAIGETVKIGYFSQENDDMDQSMRVIDYIRQKAEYVDTGEGLASASQMLERFLFPPSEQWTLISKLSGGEKRRLYLLRILMEAPNILMLDEPTNDLDIQTLTVLEGYLDEFPGAVVAISHDRYFLDRVVDRIFSFEGNGFIKQYAGNYTDYGDFLRKIPSNETDLALEKKLKTNTIIEKKNEKALKFTYKEKKEFDQIDDFIAGLEEKIENIKISMQEASSDFERLQALAEEKEKSENELEEAFERWTYLNELYEEIQINRREE
- a CDS encoding pyruvate synthase subunit beta — its product is MAKLNARTITNKEYFYGHKACGGCGESLALRHAMKVLGENTFAALPAGCMAAVSFIYPHMAFTTNAMITPFAATGAVASGMAVGLKALGVENTQTIGFAGDGGTADIGFQALSGAIDRNDDIIYMCTDNEAYMNTGIQKSGLTPYGTKTTTSPAGKNLHGAITHKKNMFEIVAAHGISYAATASVGYLEDFLMKVQKAKDTKGTSFIHVFVPCPTGWGYPADQTVALAKAVVDSGLWYLAEYEDGEFKVNKNPKEFTSAKDYLKVQGRFKHLTDDDIAVIEEHRDKKWEMIRRKWNI
- a CDS encoding 4Fe-4S binding protein, whose product is MDRPKVEEWTAPKSVREYPLGSTCASGHLTSINAGWRTFRPVIDYDKCVNCLRCFLVCPDGVIDKSGEKLEIDYDYCKGCGICATECKFGAITMVKEVK
- a CDS encoding 2-oxoacid:acceptor oxidoreductase family protein yields the protein MIEIRWHGRGGQGSFTASRILGAAASVHGGKYSMAFPSFGPERRGAPVAGFTRISDEKITDRSEIISPDYVIVLDETLWENGVLNGLKEDTILIINTDKPNKYEKLIPQKVISVDATSIALDVLGLPITNTAMMGAFIAVSGLVTLEDAKKAIDDNLKPKVAKKNKELIEKVYELVKGAQ
- a CDS encoding GntR family transcriptional regulator — translated: MAEQANVGIFRILKKRIIEMEYEPGMAISEKALIEEFEVSRTPVREALLKLSQIGLIEMVPRVGTFVTQINLMKVKYAYEVKKNLEGLAAELACERASQDEIDELFEIIERFSKYDIVKDYKSCIQDDQRFHAIVRQAAGNPILSETLDELNTKTARFLQYIHYIIDDYEWFNSSLKEMADAIKSRNKESARKSTERHTLKFLEQLSKNFFGNPQ
- the porA gene encoding pyruvate ferredoxin oxidoreductase produces the protein MEKNIKFICGDDAVAEGVRLSRPHVISAYPITPQTIVVERLSELVEDGSLKAEYMHVESEHSAMSCAIGISAVGARAFTATSSQGLLYMAEALPYASGQRLPIVMMNANRSIATPWSIFGDHMDSMFLLNSGWIQFYVEDAQEALDMTIQAYRIAETKEVMTPVMVNVDGFVLTHTYEMVEIPEQEKVDEFLPPISMPCNSMSLENHKSLCISAGKDTNMEFNMKRHFEMLESENYIEAIDKEFGDAFGRYYHGMMETVYMEDADVALITTGSVTGTARVVLEEMRKAGKKVGLIKLRVLRPFPMDKMVDALKNVKAFGVLDKNISFGYEGTIFTNVNSSIVAMEKLPKAINFIGGIGGKDITHEDIKKAYDGLLSAAGGNSFERVQYMNVGCDY